The following DNA comes from Bacteroidota bacterium.
AACAGGTGCTCGATGAAGCCAGATTAATTGTCGATGCAACTAAACGCAGTTATGAACAAGGCACAGCAAACTATTCAGAGTTCCTACAAGCCCTGAAAACCTTTATGGAGGTTCAGGCAACATATACCAATAACTGGTATAACTTCAAAATTTCAATAATAAATTTAGAAAAGCTTACAGGGAGAGTTTTAAAATGAAACATATAAAAATCGTAATATTAATTTTATCACTTAACATATTTATATCCTGCGGGAAAAAACAGGAAATAACAGAAGAAAAGAAAGAAGAGCATCATCACGAAGAAGAAAATAAAACGGAGGTATCACTTTCAAAAGAACAGATTAAATTAATGGGGATAGAAGTTTCAACTATAACAGATATGAATATTTCGGGTTATATAAAAGTTACTGGTGAAGTGAAGATAAATCAGGAACAAGAATCTAAAGTAGGCGGGATAATAAGCGGACGAATAAAATCAGTTAATGTTAAAGAGGGTTCAAATGTTAGGGCAGGACAGGTTCTTGCCACTATTGAAAACATTGACCTTGTAAGTATTCAGACAGATTACATATCGGCTAAAAATGAAGTAGAGTATACTAAGCAGGAATTGGACAGGCAAAAAAGAATAAGCGATATTACCTCTAAAAAAACGATTGCAGAGCTTGAAGCAAATTATAAACGGGCAGTAACGAATATGAGGTCGCTTGAACAAAGATTATCAAGTTATAAGATTAATAAAAACCGTTTTGATAATCTTGCTGAAGATACAACTGTAAATGTTCAAAGGTTCTATTCTATTGTTTCGCCAATCTCAGGGAATGTTGTGTCGAAGATGATTACCATAGGACAGTTTGTTGAGCCATCTACAGAAATGTTTCACGTTGTAAATACTTCTACTGTGTATGTAGATTTAAATATTTTTGAAAAGGATTTATCAAGAATATCAAAAGGTCAAAAAGTAAAAATTGAAACATCTACCTATGGAGATGAGGTATTTGAAGGCAACATTGCAAACATTAATTCAATATTTGATGATGCAAGCCGAACAGTGAAAGTAAGAGTATTAATTAAGAATAAGGATAACAAGCTCCTCCCGAATATGTTCGTAACAGCTAAAATATTAATTGAGGAAAATAATGTAAAAGCAGTTTCGAAATCTTCTTTAATAGAAGAAGGAGAGTCGAAATATATTTTTGTGAGAACCAATGAAAAGAGTGAGCATGAACATAAAGAGGATGAGCATAAAGATGGCAAGAACAAAGAAGAAGAGCATAAGAGTGAGGACAATATAGTTTTCAAAAAAATAAATGTAAGAACCGGTGTGGAAGATGATAAGNNAATATTCCCCATTGATAATATCGATGAAGATAACGAAGTTGTTACAGTGGGAGCATTTTATCTGCGCTCCGAAATGAAAAAAGATGAATTAGGTGAACACGACCACTAATTATAAATTTTAAAGAAATGAAAGACAATAAATTAAAATTCCTAATATTTTCTGTAATTTTAGTTTCAGCATTTGAAGTGTTGTCGTTAACCAACATCACGCTCAACAAATATATTGCAATTCCATTCTTTGCAATTGTGTCAATTGCAATCGGGCATGAAACTTTGAAAAAAGGAATTGTAAATCTTTTCAAACTTAACTTTAAAAGTATAAATACCCTGATGACAATTGCTGTCATCGGGGCATTTTACTTGGGAGAATATCCTGAAGGTGCAATAGTTATTGTTCTCTTTACTTTGGGCGAGCATTTGGAAAGAATTGGAGTTGTTAAAAGTAAATCTGCAATACAGTCTCTGCTTGATAACTCACCCAAGACTGCGTTGATAAAAGG
Coding sequences within:
- a CDS encoding efflux RND transporter periplasmic adaptor subunit translates to MKHIKIVILILSLNIFISCGKKQEITEEKKEEHHHEEENKTEVSLSKEQIKLMGIEVSTITDMNISGYIKVTGEVKINQEQESKVGGIISGRIKSVNVKEGSNVRAGQVLATIENIDLVSIQTDYISAKNEVEYTKQELDRQKRISDITSKKTIAELEANYKRAVTNMRSLEQRLSSYKINKNRFDNLAEDTTVNVQRFYSIVSPISGNVVSKMITIGQFVEPSTEMFHVVNTSTVYVDLNIFEKDLSRISKGQKVKIETSTYGDEVFEGNIANINSIFDDASRTVKVRVLIKNKDNKLLPNMFVTAKILIEENNVKAVSKSSLIEEGESKYIFVRTNEKSEHEHKEDEHKDGKNKEEEHKSEDNIVFKKINVRTGVEDDKXIFPIDNIDEDNEVVTVGAFYLRSEMKKDELGEHDH